The Streptomyces sp. NBC_00162 genome window below encodes:
- a CDS encoding NAD(P)-binding domain-containing protein → MDDLVVVGAGPYGLSIAAHAAGAGLDVRLLGRPMASWRDHMPDGMYLKSEPWASNLSAPDGRYTLADFCQTRGLVAEHGTPLPIGTFSEYGMWFARHAAPEVEEVTVTEVTPQGEGFRVHTAEGPPLLTRTVALAVGVMPFAHHPPVLRDLPPGHYSHSSGHRDLTRFAGREVAVLGAGQAALETAALLAEQGARPCLVARRSRLNWNAVPQPLNRPAPRALRDPHSGLGTGWRSWVWSELPWAVRRLPAASRERIAATALGPAGAWWLRDRFERRVPVLLGHHLHRAVAVGERTRLGLTTRAGESVVLDTAHVIAATGFTPDLDRLELLDAGLRAALETVGDSGTPELSPGFESSWPGLFFAGLLTAPSFGPSMRFVHGAGFTAGRLVRGVRKRLGARGPLPGSTGEARDSPRLRPGGPPGAAAGHPKTYLR, encoded by the coding sequence ATGGACGATCTCGTGGTGGTCGGCGCGGGCCCGTACGGGCTGTCGATCGCCGCGCACGCGGCTGGTGCGGGGCTCGACGTACGGCTGCTGGGACGGCCCATGGCCTCCTGGCGCGACCACATGCCCGACGGCATGTACCTGAAGTCGGAGCCCTGGGCCTCCAACCTGTCCGCGCCCGACGGGCGGTACACCCTGGCCGACTTCTGCCAAACCCGGGGACTGGTCGCGGAACACGGCACTCCGCTGCCGATCGGCACGTTCAGCGAGTACGGGATGTGGTTCGCCCGCCATGCCGCGCCCGAGGTGGAGGAGGTGACCGTCACGGAAGTGACCCCGCAGGGCGAGGGTTTCCGCGTGCACACCGCCGAGGGACCGCCGCTGCTCACCCGTACGGTCGCCCTCGCGGTCGGGGTGATGCCGTTCGCCCACCATCCCCCGGTGCTGCGCGACCTGCCGCCGGGCCACTACTCGCACAGCAGCGGCCACCGGGACCTGACGCGCTTCGCCGGCCGCGAGGTCGCCGTGCTCGGGGCCGGGCAGGCGGCCCTGGAGACCGCCGCCCTGCTGGCCGAGCAGGGTGCCCGGCCGTGCCTGGTCGCCCGGCGCTCCCGGCTGAACTGGAACGCGGTGCCGCAGCCGCTGAACCGCCCCGCGCCGCGCGCCCTGCGCGATCCGCACAGCGGCCTCGGCACCGGCTGGCGCAGCTGGGTGTGGTCGGAGCTGCCGTGGGCGGTGCGGCGGCTGCCCGCCGCCAGCCGGGAGCGGATCGCGGCGACCGCGCTGGGCCCGGCGGGCGCCTGGTGGCTGCGGGACCGCTTCGAGCGGCGCGTCCCCGTCCTGCTCGGACACCATCTGCACCGGGCGGTCGCGGTGGGCGAGCGGACCCGGCTCGGGCTGACCACCAGGGCCGGCGAGTCCGTGGTCCTGGACACCGCGCACGTCATCGCGGCCACCGGGTTCACCCCGGACCTGGACCGGCTGGAGCTGCTCGACGCGGGGCTGCGGGCCGCGCTGGAGACCGTGGGGGACAGCGGGACGCCGGAGCTGAGCCCGGGCTTCGAGTCCTCGTGGCCCGGACTGTTCTTCGCGGGGCTGCTGACGGCTCCCTCATTCGGCCCTTCCATGCGATTCGTGCACGGTGCGGGCTTCACGGCGGGGAGACTGGTGAGAGGAGTCCGCAAGCGGCTCGGTGCCCGGGGCCCGCTGCCGGGCTCCACCGGTGAGGCCCGGGACTCCCCCAGACTCCGTCCGGGGGGACCCCCAGGGGCCGCAGCCGGGCATCCCAAGACGTATCTGCGGTGA
- a CDS encoding cytochrome P450, with product MTLPAQRPAEAPGRELAEPGFWQQPPAHRLAAFARLRAADGPVHIPEGQGPGHWALVRHAHVQEASRLPKVFASAPGVTTPEPARWVRALFGDSMVNLDGPDHAQLRKIVQRAFTPRLLAAAEEDIHAVAARIVDDVLAEEPDEFVSAVASRLPLEVICNMMGIPEHYRPEIADRVNHASENIGVERALAARLRMPGRGLRALARMQRMVAGIGRERRKNPTDDLISALVCANVDGQALGARQLGAFFSLLMVAGVETTRNAITHGLTLLTDNPGQRDLLLSDFEAYADGAVDEMIRHSTPIIQFRRTVAAEHTMGGHLFRPGDKVVLYYASANRDEAVFPDPDAFDITRSPNPHLGFGGGGPHFCLGAHLARVEMKALFRELLTRPVGLRAVGLPDLAGSNFDNRVRSLKFAFERP from the coding sequence ATGACACTCCCCGCACAACGCCCCGCCGAAGCCCCCGGCAGGGAACTGGCCGAGCCCGGCTTCTGGCAGCAGCCCCCCGCCCACCGCCTGGCGGCCTTCGCCCGCCTCCGGGCGGCCGACGGCCCCGTCCACATCCCCGAAGGGCAGGGGCCGGGCCACTGGGCCCTCGTCCGCCACGCCCACGTACAGGAGGCCAGCCGCCTCCCCAAGGTCTTCGCCAGCGCCCCCGGTGTGACCACCCCCGAGCCCGCCCGCTGGGTCCGCGCCCTGTTCGGGGACTCGATGGTCAATCTGGACGGCCCCGACCACGCCCAGCTCCGCAAGATCGTGCAACGGGCGTTCACGCCCCGGCTGCTGGCCGCCGCCGAGGAGGACATCCACGCGGTGGCCGCCCGCATCGTGGACGACGTACTGGCCGAGGAGCCCGACGAGTTCGTCTCGGCGGTGGCCTCCCGGCTGCCCCTGGAAGTCATCTGCAACATGATGGGCATCCCGGAGCACTACCGGCCGGAGATCGCCGACCGCGTCAACCACGCCTCCGAGAACATCGGGGTGGAGCGCGCTCTGGCCGCCCGGCTGCGGATGCCCGGGCGCGGTCTGCGGGCGCTCGCCCGGATGCAGCGGATGGTGGCCGGCATCGGGCGCGAGCGGCGCAAGAACCCCACCGACGACCTGATCTCGGCCCTGGTGTGCGCGAACGTCGACGGCCAGGCCCTCGGGGCCCGCCAGCTCGGTGCCTTCTTCTCGCTCCTGATGGTCGCCGGGGTGGAGACCACCCGCAACGCGATCACGCACGGGCTGACCCTGCTGACCGACAACCCCGGCCAACGGGACCTGCTGCTCTCAGACTTCGAGGCGTACGCGGACGGCGCGGTGGACGAGATGATCCGCCACTCGACGCCGATCATCCAGTTCCGCCGGACCGTCGCCGCCGAACACACCATGGGCGGGCACCTGTTCCGCCCGGGCGACAAGGTGGTCCTGTACTACGCCTCCGCCAACCGCGACGAGGCGGTCTTCCCGGACCCCGACGCCTTCGACATCACCCGCTCGCCCAATCCGCACCTGGGCTTCGGCGGCGGCGGACCGCACTTCTGCCTGGGCGCGCACCTGGCCCGGGTGGAGATGAAGGCGCTCTTCCGCGAACTGCTCACCCGGCCGGTCGGGCTGCGCGCGGTGGGCCTGCCGGATCTGGCCGGGTCGAACTTCGACAACCGGGTCCGCTCGCTCAAGTTCGCCTTCGAACGGCCCTGA
- a CDS encoding DUF5949 family protein gives MTSTQAEIDRSQLGTLSVLAWIGDPSEAHDIPYLLAYTLGDGPKGREAGEAAARGLLEEIGLPIGDVVMDGTRNPAAFPVQILLEGNQIALTLPGMNAKCTAPDEWVAAADESGQAYFLFATRAWPEAVPGQPVDAQTLQAFAGDESVLTGSAHCVLTVRRLQK, from the coding sequence ATGACTTCTACTCAAGCCGAAATCGACCGGTCCCAGCTCGGCACCCTTTCGGTGCTCGCCTGGATCGGCGACCCCTCCGAGGCCCACGACATTCCGTACCTCCTCGCCTACACCCTCGGGGACGGCCCGAAGGGCCGGGAGGCTGGCGAGGCGGCGGCCCGCGGGCTGCTGGAGGAGATCGGCCTGCCCATCGGCGACGTCGTCATGGACGGCACCCGCAACCCGGCCGCCTTCCCCGTGCAGATCCTGCTGGAGGGCAACCAGATCGCGCTCACCCTGCCCGGGATGAACGCCAAGTGCACCGCCCCCGACGAGTGGGTCGCCGCGGCGGACGAGAGCGGTCAGGCGTACTTCCTGTTCGCCACGCGCGCCTGGCCCGAGGCGGTCCCGGGCCAGCCGGTCGACGCCCAGACCCTCCAGGCGTTCGCGGGCGACGAGTCGGTGCTCACCGGCAGCGCCCACTGCGTCCTGACCGTGCGGCGCCTGCAGAAGTAG
- a CDS encoding ATP-grasp domain-containing protein has translation MHAYLSHVPAVLLRLDRNPFHHGTLGAVRSLGRKGVEVHAVVEAGGGPMGRSRYLRAVHPGPAGGLDPEAPETLLECLTGVSERIGRPAVLVAMDDLSAITVSRVAPMLTDRFRIPHQPDNLPARVADKAELSRLCARWDIPHPETVIPASGGEAAEAAWRLGLPLVAKWSRPWLLPPGADGLRSTTLVHTAAEARRLYERSAEAGSRLLLQRFLPAGPDTDWFFHGAFARGGRPLLAGSGRKELSWPVRTGLTAVGRWLPDPAVEEAGLRLAERLGYQGILDLDFRRDERGTFRLVDFNPRPGAQFRLFTDAAGLDVVQAMYLDLTGQRVPAPAGRPGRVFVAENYALLAAVRGRSLPPRRAAASKAAATAGAAGEPAAARGRVEAAWFAADDLLPFLAMILAFLGRGLGKGARVLRGVPVVQGRRTARAAVRAPRQRAREQPPAEGGSATRSAPPEAPAAPDELVTR, from the coding sequence ATGCACGCGTATCTCAGCCATGTGCCCGCCGTTCTGCTCAGACTCGACCGGAATCCGTTCCACCACGGAACCCTTGGCGCCGTCAGATCCCTTGGCCGCAAGGGCGTGGAGGTCCATGCCGTCGTCGAGGCCGGGGGAGGTCCCATGGGGCGTTCGCGCTATCTGCGCGCCGTGCATCCCGGCCCGGCCGGCGGACTGGACCCCGAGGCGCCCGAGACGCTGCTCGAGTGCCTGACCGGGGTGTCGGAGCGGATCGGCCGCCCTGCCGTGCTCGTCGCCATGGACGACCTGAGCGCGATCACGGTGTCCCGGGTCGCGCCGATGCTGACGGACCGTTTCCGGATTCCCCATCAGCCCGACAACCTGCCCGCCCGGGTGGCCGACAAGGCCGAGCTGTCGCGGCTGTGCGCGCGCTGGGACATCCCGCACCCGGAGACTGTCATCCCGGCGAGCGGCGGCGAGGCGGCGGAGGCCGCCTGGCGGCTCGGCCTGCCGCTGGTCGCCAAGTGGAGCCGGCCCTGGCTGCTGCCGCCCGGGGCCGACGGCCTGCGCAGCACCACGCTGGTGCACACCGCCGCCGAGGCGCGGCGGCTGTACGAGCGCTCCGCCGAGGCCGGGAGCCGGCTGCTGCTCCAGCGGTTCCTGCCGGCCGGGCCGGACACCGACTGGTTCTTCCACGGGGCCTTCGCCCGGGGCGGGCGCCCGCTGCTGGCGGGATCGGGCCGCAAGGAGCTGTCGTGGCCGGTGCGGACGGGGCTGACGGCCGTTGGCCGCTGGCTGCCGGATCCCGCGGTGGAGGAGGCTGGGCTGCGGCTCGCCGAACGCCTCGGCTACCAGGGGATCCTGGATCTGGACTTCCGCCGGGACGAGCGCGGCACCTTCCGGCTGGTGGACTTCAACCCCCGCCCGGGTGCGCAGTTCCGGCTGTTCACGGACGCCGCCGGGCTGGACGTCGTACAGGCGATGTACCTGGATCTGACGGGGCAGCGGGTACCGGCGCCCGCGGGCAGACCGGGCCGGGTGTTCGTCGCCGAGAACTACGCGCTGCTGGCGGCGGTGCGCGGCCGCTCGCTGCCGCCGCGCCGCGCGGCGGCCTCGAAGGCCGCGGCGACTGCGGGGGCGGCCGGCGAACCGGCGGCCGCGCGCGGGCGCGTGGAGGCGGCCTGGTTCGCCGCCGACGACCTGTTGCCGTTCCTGGCGATGATCCTCGCCTTCCTCGGCCGGGGGCTCGGCAAGGGCGCCCGGGTGCTGAGGGGAGTTCCGGTGGTGCAGGGGCGGCGCACCGCACGCGCGGCGGTCCGGGCGCCCCGCCAGCGCGCGCGGGAGCAGCCGCCGGCCGAGGGCGGGTCCGCCACCCGGTCCGCGCCGCCGGAGGCACCGGCGGCGCCGGACGAGCTGGTGACCCGTTGA
- a CDS encoding low temperature requirement protein A: MAYSPMTARSRDEDHRAATSLELFFDLCFVVAIAQAGARLVHALAEGHPGTGVIGYFFVFFGVWWAWMNFTWFASAYDVDDVPYRIATLVQIAGVLVYAAGVSQAFDENDWTVAVIGYLIMRVALTAQWLRAAAGESGPARTTALKYAAGLVICQAAWVALLFAPDDAKRWLFLVVAAAELAVPVIAERGHQTPWHAHHIVERYGLFTIIVLGETIAASTVAVQSAINEHEALGELLPIAGGGLLIVFAAWWIYFAVPMHEHLTSNREAIPWGYGHLLIFASGAAIGAGIEVAVEHSVGKAHISQLSANASVTVPSALFLLMVWLLHSRHFKHGLAQQLTLPLSALAILACTWTGTYAVLFAGLVATATVAIGVTLATRSSAGV, from the coding sequence ATGGCCTACTCCCCCATGACCGCCCGCAGCCGCGACGAGGACCACCGCGCGGCCACCTCGCTGGAGCTGTTCTTCGACCTCTGCTTCGTCGTCGCGATCGCGCAGGCCGGTGCCCGGCTGGTGCACGCGCTGGCGGAGGGCCATCCCGGCACCGGGGTGATCGGCTACTTCTTCGTCTTCTTCGGCGTGTGGTGGGCGTGGATGAACTTCACGTGGTTCGCCTCCGCCTACGACGTCGACGACGTGCCGTACCGGATCGCGACGCTCGTCCAGATCGCGGGCGTTCTCGTCTACGCGGCGGGCGTGAGCCAGGCCTTCGACGAGAACGACTGGACCGTGGCCGTCATCGGCTACCTGATCATGCGGGTGGCGCTCACCGCCCAGTGGCTGCGGGCCGCCGCCGGGGAGAGCGGCCCGGCGCGCACGACGGCGCTGAAGTACGCGGCGGGGCTGGTGATCTGCCAGGCCGCCTGGGTGGCGCTGCTGTTCGCCCCGGACGACGCCAAGCGCTGGCTGTTCCTCGTCGTGGCCGCGGCCGAACTGGCCGTCCCGGTGATCGCCGAGCGCGGCCACCAGACGCCGTGGCACGCCCACCACATCGTGGAGCGGTACGGCCTGTTCACCATCATCGTGCTGGGCGAGACGATCGCCGCGAGCACGGTGGCGGTTCAGTCGGCGATCAACGAGCACGAGGCCCTGGGCGAGCTGCTGCCGATCGCCGGCGGCGGACTGCTGATCGTCTTCGCCGCGTGGTGGATCTACTTCGCGGTGCCGATGCACGAGCACCTGACCTCCAACCGCGAGGCGATCCCGTGGGGTTACGGCCACCTGCTGATCTTCGCCTCGGGTGCGGCGATCGGGGCGGGCATCGAGGTCGCGGTCGAGCACTCGGTCGGCAAGGCGCACATCTCCCAGCTCTCCGCCAACGCCTCCGTCACCGTCCCGTCCGCGCTGTTCCTGCTGATGGTGTGGCTCCTGCACTCCCGCCACTTCAAACACGGCCTCGCCCAGCAGCTCACCCTGCCGCTCTCCGCCCTCGCCATCCTCGCCTGCACCTGGACGGGCACGTACGCGGTCCTGTTCGCAGGCCTGGTCGCGACAGCCACGGTCGCGATCGGCGTGACCCTGGCCACGAGATCCAGCGCCGGCGTTTGA
- a CDS encoding DUF4352 domain-containing protein → MRKSAAPVRFTSRLPRFAAALLPLLVFGATACQSAPEGAALAPAAAPAVVVDDGAPGAEGAPARPAVKDARVGEAVRVHGRQVGRHLEAVLSAYVDPAVSVEKNFAPPAGKRWVAASMSFVNVGGASYGALGRMWAHDSAGQRHPVVPTGELTTGKPLVFDSLEVGERAEGWVVFEIPENARIERLQYQDANIQANSGGGFWAV, encoded by the coding sequence ATGCGCAAGTCCGCCGCCCCTGTCCGCTTTACCTCCCGCCTCCCCCGATTCGCCGCCGCCCTCCTCCCGCTGCTCGTGTTCGGCGCCACGGCCTGCCAGAGCGCACCCGAGGGGGCTGCCCTCGCCCCGGCCGCGGCGCCAGCCGTCGTGGTGGACGACGGGGCGCCGGGCGCCGAGGGGGCGCCCGCACGGCCCGCGGTGAAGGATGCCCGTGTGGGTGAAGCCGTACGGGTGCACGGCCGGCAGGTCGGCCGGCACCTGGAGGCGGTGCTGAGCGCGTACGTGGACCCCGCGGTCAGCGTGGAGAAGAACTTCGCCCCGCCGGCGGGCAAGCGCTGGGTGGCCGCCTCGATGTCGTTCGTCAACGTGGGCGGGGCCTCGTACGGGGCGCTCGGACGCATGTGGGCGCACGACAGCGCGGGGCAGCGCCACCCGGTGGTGCCCACCGGTGAACTGACCACCGGCAAACCCCTCGTCTTCGATTCCCTCGAGGTCGGTGAGCGGGCCGAGGGATGGGTGGTGTTCGAAATCCCGGAAAACGCGCGCATTGAGCGGCTCCAGTACCAGGACGCGAACATTCAGGCGAATTCCGGAGGGGGATTCTGGGCCGTCTAG
- a CDS encoding DUF6299 family protein: MGIHGTRMALAALSALAATAVFTAPAGATSFDQGISVQPYGHISEDGKVTLSGKYHCTNPSPMGAKLQIAAAVVQGGTRLAFGGGEAECDGQEHEWEATGSLKFTPAVHPGPALAEAQLNEIHFSGLMPRSIDTVAEDRQEIRLIAHH, encoded by the coding sequence ATGGGTATTCACGGAACCCGCATGGCCCTGGCAGCGCTGTCGGCACTGGCCGCCACGGCGGTATTCACCGCGCCCGCCGGCGCCACTTCTTTCGACCAGGGAATTTCCGTACAGCCGTACGGTCATATCTCCGAGGACGGAAAGGTCACCCTTTCCGGCAAGTACCACTGCACGAACCCGTCACCCATGGGGGCGAAGCTCCAGATCGCGGCGGCCGTCGTCCAGGGCGGCACGCGGCTCGCGTTCGGCGGCGGCGAGGCGGAGTGCGACGGACAGGAGCACGAGTGGGAGGCGACCGGCTCGCTCAAGTTCACCCCGGCCGTCCACCCGGGCCCGGCGCTCGCCGAGGCCCAGCTCAACGAGATCCACTTCTCGGGCCTGATGCCGCGCTCCATCGACACGGTCGCGGAGGACCGCCAGGAGATCCGGCTCATCGCCCACCACTAG
- a CDS encoding glycoside hydrolase family 26 protein — MPRPRRRLASTCIGTVTAGLLATGAALSTPDDDRYPGSDVAMGAYLHYGPPGVARIPYLSRWLGGKEIRVGHTYLPGDRWAGIEGNVDFLEDWAEWRRAEDDRLFVLNVPMQARNEGRVSDYQVARLIRAGAEGEFDRHFQRLAERLVEAGVPDTVIVLGWEMNGTTYTHRCAPDPENWKVYWKRIVNTMRAVPGQKFKFDFAPNRGTDAIGWTRCYPGDDVVDIIGMDSYDQGPGRTFDEQISQPYGLQDHVDFAEAHGKQISYPEWGLFRRGDNPEYVRRMLKWIEQQKPLYHTITDYCPHGVWQCKQNPESTKVFRQALRSDPSGPVIPTPVVPTPVVPTPVVPTPVVPTPVVPSPAVPTPAVPTPAVPTPDLPTPQIPTPAVPTPTPVAPTPEVPLPVTPSPLVPTPEVPEPTPVPSPDLPAPQVPTPSGAPTPVVPTPVPSPEPTPSPSQPKPQPLPEPAKPPVNSKEWCIPLSFGEWLSKLVGKQSFCVKVDLGEGSGFWPF, encoded by the coding sequence ATGCCCAGACCACGCCGCCGCCTGGCAAGCACCTGCATCGGTACGGTCACGGCCGGACTGCTGGCCACCGGAGCCGCACTCTCGACTCCCGACGACGACCGGTACCCGGGCTCGGACGTCGCCATGGGCGCCTATCTCCACTACGGGCCGCCCGGCGTGGCCCGGATCCCGTACCTGTCGCGCTGGCTGGGCGGCAAGGAGATCCGGGTCGGGCACACCTACCTGCCCGGCGACCGGTGGGCGGGCATCGAGGGCAACGTCGACTTCCTGGAGGACTGGGCCGAGTGGCGCCGGGCCGAGGACGACCGGCTGTTCGTCCTCAACGTGCCCATGCAGGCGCGCAACGAGGGCCGGGTGTCCGACTACCAGGTGGCGCGGCTGATCAGGGCGGGCGCGGAGGGCGAGTTCGACCGGCACTTCCAGAGACTGGCGGAGCGGCTGGTGGAAGCGGGCGTGCCGGACACGGTGATCGTGCTGGGCTGGGAGATGAACGGCACCACCTACACCCACCGCTGCGCTCCGGACCCGGAGAACTGGAAGGTGTACTGGAAGCGCATCGTCAACACGATGCGTGCCGTGCCCGGACAGAAGTTCAAGTTCGATTTCGCCCCGAACAGGGGTACGGACGCCATCGGCTGGACCAGGTGCTACCCGGGCGACGACGTGGTCGACATCATCGGAATGGATTCGTACGACCAGGGTCCCGGCCGGACCTTCGACGAGCAGATCTCCCAGCCGTACGGGCTCCAGGACCACGTCGACTTCGCGGAAGCACACGGCAAGCAGATCTCGTACCCGGAGTGGGGGCTGTTCCGGCGCGGGGACAATCCGGAGTACGTGCGGCGCATGCTGAAGTGGATCGAGCAGCAGAAGCCGCTCTACCACACCATCACCGACTACTGCCCGCACGGCGTGTGGCAGTGCAAGCAGAACCCGGAGTCCACGAAGGTCTTCCGCCAGGCGCTGAGGTCGGACCCGTCCGGCCCGGTGATCCCGACCCCGGTGGTGCCCACGCCCGTGGTCCCGACCCCGGTGGTCCCGACCCCGGTGGTCCCGACGCCCGTCGTGCCCTCGCCGGCCGTACCCACACCGGCCGTCCCGACGCCGGCCGTCCCCACACCGGACCTCCCGACCCCGCAGATCCCGACGCCGGCCGTGCCGACCCCGACCCCCGTGGCCCCCACGCCCGAGGTCCCGCTCCCGGTGACCCCGAGCCCGCTGGTCCCGACTCCCGAGGTGCCCGAGCCGACGCCCGTGCCCTCGCCGGACCTTCCGGCGCCGCAGGTCCCCACACCCTCCGGAGCCCCGACCCCCGTGGTCCCGACCCCGGTGCCGTCGCCCGAGCCCACCCCCTCCCCGTCCCAGCCGAAGCCGCAGCCGCTGCCGGAACCGGCGAAGCCGCCGGTCAACAGCAAGGAGTGGTGCATCCCGCTCAGCTTCGGCGAGTGGCTCTCCAAGCTGGTCGGCAAGCAGTCGTTCTGCGTCAAGGTCGACCTGGGCGAGGGCTCCGGCTTCTGGCCCTTCTAG
- a CDS encoding SpoIIE family protein phosphatase, with amino-acid sequence MAAAERDSPEQDRQSPETGPGERLALNGMGSFEWDLGDDTLALDQTGMYVFDLEPQEFDGTPLAVGVRIPPEDAGRLRQTVAEVLDSGADSYGAYFTVRRRDGRDQWTHTQGRVLRDGDGQPRRIVGIVRDATAELAQATMLRKLETARAQQTTIVQRTTEALSRAVTVDDVTATLTGAGALERLGADGLALGLVEGGSIKIIALSGESLEILSERRFTRLDGSLPLSQAVLSRQARFVTSLTALGEEFPLLSDYLGRIRYDAAAYLPLIAQAQAIGGLVLFYRRRSEFSPEERNLCLGLAGIVAQSLQRALLFDQEREFATGLQAAMLPRRIPEITGGEIAVRYHSAWSGREVGGDWYDVIALPRDRVGIVVGDVQGHDTHAAAIMGQLRIALRAYAGEGHPPSTVLARASRFLAELDTERFATCMYAQVDLETGGVRAVRAGHLGPLIRHTDGRTGWPNVRGGLPLGLASVFEQEEFPETRLDLVPGETLVLCTDGLVEEPGTAITQGMEALAHAVRSGPQEAGALADHLSDRLWERWGSGDDVALLVLRRAPDPGTHRAPRIHQYIHQADPEGLSEARYALRQALRDWGMPDLADDVELAAGELLVNALLHTDGGAVLTMEVLPEPVRRIRLWVKDRSSVWPRRRTPGEAATTGRGLLLVDALATHWGVESRGDGKAVWCEFDAAGSPRSAG; translated from the coding sequence GTGGCAGCGGCGGAGCGCGACAGTCCCGAGCAGGACCGGCAGTCCCCCGAGACCGGGCCGGGGGAACGGCTCGCGCTGAACGGCATGGGCAGCTTCGAGTGGGACCTGGGCGACGACACGCTGGCCCTGGACCAGACCGGGATGTACGTCTTCGACCTGGAGCCGCAGGAGTTCGACGGCACCCCGCTGGCGGTCGGGGTGCGGATCCCGCCCGAGGACGCCGGACGGCTGCGCCAGACCGTCGCGGAGGTCCTGGACAGCGGCGCGGACTCGTACGGGGCCTACTTCACGGTGCGGCGGCGCGACGGCCGCGACCAGTGGACGCACACCCAGGGCCGGGTGCTGCGGGACGGGGACGGGCAGCCGCGGCGGATCGTGGGGATCGTCCGGGACGCGACGGCGGAGCTCGCCCAGGCCACGATGCTGCGCAAACTGGAGACGGCCCGGGCCCAGCAGACGACCATCGTCCAGCGGACCACGGAGGCCCTCTCGCGGGCGGTGACCGTGGACGACGTGACGGCCACGCTGACCGGGGCGGGCGCGCTGGAACGGCTCGGCGCGGACGGGCTGGCCCTGGGGCTGGTCGAGGGCGGCTCCATAAAGATCATCGCGCTGAGCGGGGAATCGCTGGAGATCCTCAGCGAGCGGCGGTTCACCCGGCTGGACGGTTCGCTGCCGCTGTCGCAGGCGGTGCTCAGCAGGCAGGCACGTTTCGTCACCTCGCTCACCGCGCTCGGTGAGGAATTCCCGCTGCTCAGCGACTACCTGGGCCGGATCCGGTACGACGCGGCCGCCTACCTGCCGCTGATCGCCCAGGCCCAGGCCATCGGCGGGCTGGTCCTCTTCTACCGGCGGCGCAGCGAGTTCAGCCCGGAGGAGCGCAACCTCTGCCTGGGGCTCGCGGGCATCGTGGCCCAGTCCCTCCAGCGCGCGCTCCTCTTCGACCAGGAGCGGGAGTTCGCGACGGGGCTCCAGGCCGCCATGCTGCCGCGGCGGATCCCGGAGATCACGGGCGGGGAGATCGCGGTCCGCTACCACTCCGCCTGGAGCGGGCGGGAGGTCGGCGGGGACTGGTACGACGTGATCGCGCTGCCCCGCGACCGGGTCGGCATCGTGGTGGGCGACGTACAGGGCCACGACACGCACGCGGCGGCCATCATGGGCCAGCTGCGGATCGCGCTGCGGGCCTACGCGGGCGAGGGGCATCCGCCGTCCACCGTGCTGGCACGGGCCTCGCGCTTCCTCGCCGAACTGGACACCGAGCGCTTCGCGACCTGCATGTACGCCCAAGTGGACCTGGAGACGGGCGGCGTACGGGCCGTGCGCGCGGGCCACCTCGGCCCGCTGATCCGGCACACGGACGGCCGAACGGGCTGGCCCAACGTGCGCGGCGGCCTGCCGCTCGGGCTGGCCTCGGTCTTCGAGCAGGAGGAGTTCCCCGAGACCCGCCTCGACCTGGTCCCCGGGGAGACGCTCGTACTGTGCACGGACGGCCTGGTGGAGGAGCCGGGCACCGCCATCACCCAGGGGATGGAGGCCCTCGCCCACGCGGTCCGCAGCGGCCCGCAGGAGGCCGGGGCGCTCGCCGACCACCTCTCGGACCGGCTCTGGGAGCGCTGGGGCTCAGGGGACGACGTGGCCCTGCTGGTGCTGCGCCGGGCCCCCGACCCGGGCACCCACCGTGCCCCGCGCATCCACCAGTACATCCACCAGGCCGACCCGGAAGGGCTCTCGGAGGCCCGCTACGCCCTGCGCCAGGCGCTGCGCGACTGGGGCATGCCGGACCTCGCCGACGACGTGGAACTGGCCGCCGGGGAACTGCTGGTCAACGCCCTGCTGCACACCGACGGCGGTGCGGTGCTGACGATGGAGGTGCTGCCCGAGCCGGTCCGGCGGATCCGGCTCTGGGTCAAGGACCGCTCCAGCGTGTGGCCGCGACGGCGCACCCCGGGCGAGGCGGCCACCACGGGGCGCGGGCTGCTGCTGGTGGACGCGCTGGCCACGCACTGGGGAGTGGAGTCCCGGGGTGACGGCAAGGCCGTGTGGTGCGAGTTCGACGCCGCTGGCAGCCCCCGGAGCGCGGGGTGA